GCGATGATGTAGACGCCCTTGAGCTGCGCCACCGCATAGCCCAGCGGCGGAATATCGCCCTGCTCCTGCGGCAGCGGTTGTGCCGGGGCAGTAGGCAGCGGCGCGTAGTAGTCGCGGTAGGCCGCCTGCGCTTCGGCAACCGGCACCCCCGGATTGCTGGCAGGCGCCTGGTAACCCGCCCCGGCACCGCGCCAGGCCGGCTGCGGGCTGGCCTGCGGGGTTTCCAGCACGCTGGCAGCCAGGCCCATCTCACCCTGCGGGCCAAACTCGCCAGCCGCCGCGCCGCTTGCGCGCACCATGGGCGTCACGGCTGCCGGCGCCGCCACCTGATCCTCGGGGCGCACGTCGGCCAGGGCGCGATGCAGGGTGCCGTAGAGGAAGTCATGCACCATGCGACTGTCGCGGAAGCGCACTTCGTGCTTGGTCGGGTGCACGTTGACGTCCACCGTGCTCGGGTCGATCTCGAGGAACAGCACGAAGGTGGGATGGCGACCGTTGAACAGCACGTCGCGATAGGCCTGGCGCACGGCATGGGCCACCAGCTTGTCGCGCACCATGCGCCCGTTGACGTAGAAGTACTGCAGGTCGGCCTGACTGCGGGAGAAAGTGGGCAACCCTACCCAGCCCCACAAACGTAGGCCGCCACGCTCGATCTCGATGGGCAGCGCCTGCTCCAGAAAGGCCGGGCCACAGACCGAGGCCACACGTCGCGCGCGGGTCATCTCGTCACCGGCCTCGTGCAGGGCGAGCACAGTCTTGCCGTTGTGGCGCAGGTGGAAGGCCACGTCGAAACGGGCCAGCGCCAGGCGCTTGATGACTTCCTGCAGGTGATCGAACTCGGTTTTCTCGGCGCGCAGGAACTTGCGCCGCGCCGGGGTGTTGAAGAACAGGTCGCGCACTTCCACCGAGGTGCCCACCGGATGGGCGGCCGGCTGCACCCGGGGCTCCATGTCGCGGCCTTCGGTTTCCACCTGCCAGGCCTGCTCGGCACCTTCCGTGCGCGAGGTCAGGGTCAGGCGCGACACCGAACTGATCGAAGCCAGCGCCTCGCCGCGAAAGCCCATGCTGATCACCGCTTCGAGGTCTTCCAGCTCACGAATCTTGCTGGTGGCGTGGCGCGCCAGTGCCAGGGGCAGGTCGTCGGGAGCGATACCGCTGCCGTCATCGCGCACCTTGAGCAGCTTCACCCCACCCTGCTCGACTTCCACATCGATGCGCCGGGCTCCGGAGTCCAGGCTGTTTTCCAGCAATTCCTTGGCGACGGAAGCCGGGCGTTCGACCACCTCGCCTGCGGCGATCTGGTTGGCCAGGCGAGGGCTGAGCAAATGAATACGGGACATGGAACTCACTACTGGGCAGCCAGCGACGTGGCGGGTATCTGCAGAGTCTGGCCGATCTTGATGACGTCGCCGTTGAGCTGGTTGGCACTGCGCAGGGCAGCCAGGCTGACCTGATAACGCTGGGCGATCAGCGCCAGGCTGTCGCCACGCGCCACCACATGCTCGCGCGGGCCCGAGGCGATCTTGCCTTCGTCACGCAGCCAGGCGATATAGGTGCCGGGCGGCGGATTCTGGTGAAAGAACTGCTTGACCCCGCTTGTGATCGAACGCGCCAGCGCCTGCTGATGGCTGGCGGTGTGCAGCTTCCTCGCCTCGTTGGGGTTGGAGATGAAGCCGGTCTCCACCAGGATCGACGGAATGTCCGGGGACTTGAGCACCATGAAGCCGGCCTGCTCGACGCGCCGCTTGTGCAGCGGGGTGATGCGCCCCATGTTGCTCAATACCTTCTGCCCGACATTCAGACTGGAGGTCAGCGAGGCGGTCATCGACAGATCCAGCAGGACGCCGGCGAGCATCTTGTCCTTGTCGTCGAGGCTGACGTTGCCGGCACCGCCGATCAGGTCGGACTGGTTCTCGGCATCGGCCAGCCAGCGCGCGGTCTCCGAGGTGGCGCCACGTTCGGACAAGGCGTACACCGAGGCGCCAAACGCCGAAGAGCGCGGCGCGGCGTCGGCATGGATGGAGACGAACAGGTCGGCGCCCTTCTTGCGTGCTATCTCGGTGCGCTTGCGCAGTGGAATGAAGTAGTCGCCGGTGCGCACCAGTTCGCCGCGGAAGCCCTTCTCGGCATTGATCTGCCGCTGCAGCTCCTTGGCGATGGCCAGGGTCACGTTCTTCTCGTACTGCCCCTTGACCGGCGACAGCGCCCCCGGATCCTCGCCACCGTGGCCGGCATCGATGGCGATGACCACATCGCGCTTGCCATTGGGTACAGGGGTGAGCTTGGGCGGCGCCTGAGTCGGCGTCACCGGCATGGCTGGCGTGCTGGCAGGCGGGCTCGGCGGCTGGGTCGCGGCGTCGGCGGCGCTGGGCTGGTCGAACAGGTCAACCACCAGGCGATTGCCATACTGCTGGTTGGGCGCCAGGGCGAAACTCTTGGGGGTGACCTGCGCCGACAGGTCAATGACCACACGCAACTGATCGGCGCTGCGCTGCGCCGAACGAATGCTGGTGATCGGCGTGTTGCTCAAAGCAAGTTGATCCAGATTGGTCGCCAGCTTGGCGCCGCTGATATCGATGACGATGCGATCGGGCGCAGCCAGGGTGAATACGCTGTGCTCCACCGGCCCGGACAGGTCGAACACCAGCCGCGTATTGTCGGGAGCGCGCCAAAGCCGCACGCCGCGCACGTCGGAGGCGGCCAGCGCCTCGGCGACGAGGGCCGCCCACAACAGCATCACAGCGGTAACCAGCGCGCCTATGCGCATAACCAACCCCATCGACTCTTGTTCATTGCTTGCCGCTCAGGGCCTTGCACCAGGCCTCCCCTCGAGCCCCATGCCCCTGCAGCAACAGCGAACGGCCGCCCGCTTGGGGGCTAATGGTAATGTCCATGTCCGGCTTTGGCAAAACGCCGGCGCCACGCTGCGGCCACTCGATCAGGCACAGGGCGTCGCCCTCGAAGTAATCGCGGATACCCAGGAACTCCAGCTCCTCGGGATCGACCAGGCGATAGAGGTCGAAATGAAAGGCGCGCACTGTGCCGATTTCATAGGGTTCGACCAGGGTGAAGGTAGGACTCTTCACCGCCCCGGCATGGCCTAGCCCACGCAGGATGCCGCGCGACAGGGTGGTCTTGCCGGCCCCCAGGTCGCCATGCAGATAGATGATGCCAACGCCGGCGCTGACCTGGGCGATACGCGCCCCCAGCTCCAGCATCGCCGTTTCGTCGGCGGCTTCGAGGGTCAACTCAGACAAGGACAGAACTCCTCCAGTAACAGACGAATGGTCGCCGGCAGATCACCGGCGGCCAGACCACGGCCCTGCAACGCGAGTGCTTCGCCCGCGCAAGCATGCAGCCAGACCGCCAGGCAGGCGGCATCGAAGGCGACCATACCCTGCGCCAGCAAGGCAGCAATCAAGCCGGTCAGGACATCGCCCAGGCCCGCCCCCGCCATGGCCGGATGGCCCCGGTCGCACAGTGCCAGGCGCCCATCCGGGGCAGCGATCAGACTGCCAGCCCCCTTGAGCACCACCACCGCGCTGTAACGTTGCGCCAGAGCATGCGCGGCGCTCGGGCGATCAGCCTGCACGGCAGCAGTATCCAGCCCCAGCAAGCGTGCGGCCTCGCCCGGATGGGGCGTCAGCACGATTTGGCGCGGCGCGGTGACCTGGCCGGCAGCCAGCAGATTGAGCGCATCGGCATCCCACACCTGGGGCAGGCTGCGCCCGGCGACGGCGGACAGCAGGCTGCGTGACCAGCCGCCCTGCCCCAGGCCCGGGCCAACTGCGCAGACATCGGCGCGCTCGAGCAACGCCAGCAACTGATTGGCCGACGCCACGCCCGTGCACATGATCTCGGGGCGCCGCACGAGGGACGCGCCAACATGCTCCGTCCGTGTCGCCAGCGACACCAGCCCCGCACCGGCACGCAAGGCGCTGTCGGCGCAGAGCAGGGCCGCACCGCCCATGCCCAGGTCGCCGCCTACCACCAGCAGATGGCCGAACTGGCCCTTGTGCGCCAACGGCGAGCGTGCCGACAGCCGCGGCACGTTGGCAGAATCCAGACGCTGCGCCAGGCAGGGGGCCTGCGCCAGCAACTCGGCATCCCCCTGTAGGTCATCGAACTGCAGCTCGCCGCATAGCTGCGGCCCCAACCCGGTGAACAGGCCGAGCTTGAGGGCGATGAAGGTCAGGGTCAGATCCGCCTGCACCGCGACGCCCAGGCAGGCGCCGTTGTCGGCATGCAAACCGGAGGGAATGTCCACCGCCAATACCGGCAGGCCACTATCATTGATCGTCTCGATGGCCTCGGCATAAGGCGCGCGCACAGCGCCGCTGAGGCCAGTGCCGAGCAAGGCATCGACCAGCACCCCCGCCAGGGGCGCAGAGATGCTCCAGGGCAGGATCTCGACGCCCGCATTGGTCGCCTCGCGGCAGGCCTGGGCGGCATCACCCTGCAGCGTTTGCGGGTCGCCCACGGCCAGCACGCGCACCCGCCAACCGGCGCGCTGGGCCAATGCGGCGATCAGGTAACCATCGCCGGCATTGTTGCCACGCCCGGTCAGAACGGTGATTTCGCCCGCCTCGGGCCAACGCCGGCGCAGCGCGCGCCAGGCGGCATGGGCGGCTCGGCTCATCAGCTCGAAGCCGGGGGTGCCAGCGGCGATCAGGCGGGCATCGAGCTGGCGCACCTGTGCGGCACTGTGCAGGCTGCAGGGTAAGGGTGTGGAATGCGGTTGCATGGCTCGCTCACGGCTGATGTCTGGCAGAATTATACCCACCTCAACCATCCGCGCCCGCCTCATGCCTGAACACAGCCTCGATCTCGACAACCTGGCGCAGTCCATCAAAGACTGGGGGCGCGAGCTGGGCTTTCAGCAGGTCGGCATCAGCGATGTCGAGCTGGGCGAGCACGAGGCCCATCTGCAGCGCTGGCTGGAGGCCGGCTATCAGGGCGAGATGGACTATATGGCCGCCCACGGCAGCAAGCGCGCGCACCCGGAGCAACTGGTGCCCGGCACGCTGCGTGTGGTGTCGCTGCGCATGGACTACCTGCCGGGCGACACGCAGATGAGCCAGCGCCTGGCCCAGCACGAGCAGGCTTATATCTCGCGTTATGCCCTGGGCCGCGACTATCACAAGCTGATCCGCAAGCGCCTGCAGCAACTGGCCGAGCGCATCCAGCAGGCCATCGGCCCGTTCGGCTACCGCGCCTTCGTCGACAGCGCCCCGGTGCTGGAAAAAGCCATCGCGGAAAAGGCCGGCCTGGGTTGGATCGGCAAGAACACCCTGGTACTCAATCGCAAGGCCGGTAGCTGGTTCTTCCTCGGCGAGCTGTTCGTCGACCTGCCGCTGCCAGTGGACGCCGCGCATGGCAGCGAGCATTGCGGACGTTGCAGCGCCTGCCTGGACATCTGCCCGACCAATGCGTTTGTCGGGCCTTACCGCCTGGATGCGCGGCGCTGCATCTCCTACCTGACCATCGAACTGAAAGGCTCGATCCCCGAGGAACTGCGCGCGCCCATCGGCAACCGCGTATTCGGCTGCGACGACTGCCAGATCGTCTGCCCCTGGAACCGCTTTGCCCGCCCCACCGAACAGGGCGATTTCCAGCCGCGCCACGGCCTGGACAATGTTGGCCTGGCCGAGCTGTTCCTGTGGACGGAAGAAGAGTTTCTCAGCCGCACCGAAGGCTCGCCGTTGCGCCGTGCCGGCTACGAGCGCTGGCTGCGCAACCTGGCGGTCGGCCTGGGCAACGCCCCCTCCACCATCCCGGTGCTGGAGGCCCTCAATGCACGCCGCGAACATCCGTCCGAGCTGGTGCGCGAACATGTGCAATGGGCGCTGGAGCGCCATGGGGAAAGCAGCCACAAGCCTCAAGCTGCAAGCAACAAGTAAAAGCCGCACACCCCGCCATCCCCGGATTGCATCCGGGCTACGCCGCTCTTGCTCTTAGCTTGCGGCTTGAAGCTTGCCGCTGCTTTCAAGCCTTGAGGAAATGCTGACGGTAGTGCTTGAGCTCGGCGATGGATTCGCGGATGTCATCCAGCGCCTGGTGGGTGGCGGTCTTCTGGAAGCTGTCCTTGACCTCCGGCGCCCACATGCCGGCAAGAATCTTCAGGGTTGAGACGTCCAGGTAGCGGTAGTGGAAGTAGGCTTCCAGCGCCGGCATGTACTTGTACAGGAAGCGCCGATCCTGACCGATGCTGTTGCCGCAGATCGGCGACTTGCCCTTGGGCACCCACTGTTCAAGGAAGGCGATGGTCTGCGCCTCGGCCGTGGCCGTGTCGATGCGGCTTTCACGCACGCGCTGGGTCAGGCCGCTCTGGCCATGGGTGCGGGTGTTCCATTCATCCATGCCAGCCAGGGTCTCGTCGCTCTGGTGAATGGCGATCACCGGGCCTTCGGCCAACACGTTGAGTTCGCTGTCGGTGACGATGGTGGCCATCTCGATGATCACGTCGCGCTCCGGCTCCAGGCCGGTCATTTCCAGGTCGATCCAGATCAGGTTGTTGGGGTTCTGCATGATGGGAGGCTCCTTGGCTCAGACGCGCAGTCTAACAGGCCGTTGAAAAACTACCTGCTAACGGATATCGGCACCCTTGATCTGCCACAGCAGCAACTGGGTCTGCCGCCCCTCGTTGATTGCCAGCAGCCGATCGGCCGGCACACCGAGAATCTCGAAGCTGTTGCTGATCAACCAGCTCCCCGGGCGCATCTCGGCCTGCGCCTTGGCCCACAGGCGCGGCATGGGCACGGGGGAGAGAAAGCAATAGACGACATCGAAATCCGCCAGATCCACCTGCCACAGGTTCAGGTAGCGGACGCGGCAATTGCCCTGCAACAAACAACGCAGCCAGGCGCAGAGAAACACCAGCGGCGCCGTCTCGACACCAACGAACTGGCCACGCGGAAAACGCCGCGCCAACTGCAGCAGGGTGCCGGCCGTGCCGCAGCCCAGATCGATGAAGCGCAGCGGCGGCTCGCGCTCGGCCAGCAAGTCCTGCAGATGCTGTTGCGCACGCCGCCCACTGAGGTACAGCGGCACCTGCTCACGCAAACTGTTCCAATTGACCAGCAGCAACACCACGAAACCCAGCAGATAGACCCAGCCGGGCAGCCCGAAGCGTTGCATGAGCAGCAGCGCCGGCACGAAGGCGAAATTGATCCAGCCCCACCAGCGCGACAAGCCCAGACGCCAACCGATCAGCGCAGCCAGCGCGCCCTGCAGCACGGCCACCGACAGCCACGACAGGCGCCAGGGCCACAGCGCCAGCAGATAGACCAGCACCACCACCAGAGCAACGGCGACTCCCTGCGCCAGCAAGGCTCGCATCACCGGCAGGTGTACCAGGCTCATCCGCTCATCTGTCTGCATTGCACGTCCTCGATCAAGGCGACCGAATCGGCGCCAGAGCGCCATGCTAAACTCGCCGCGACCGACACTCCACCACCCGGACGCTCCATGGCCAAACGCCAACTCAACCGCCGCCAGAGCTGGCGCATCGAAAAAATCCAGGGCGAGCGCGCCGCCCGCGCGGCCAAGCGCGAATCTCGTGCCGTCGAAGCCTTGGAAGGCGGCGATCTGGGTCCCGAGCAGACCGGCCTGGTAATCGCCCACTTCGGCGTACAGGTGGAAGTCGAAGCGCTGCAGGGCGAAAGCAGCGGTCAGGTGTTTCGCTGCCACCTGCGCGCCAACCTGCCAACCCTGGTGACCGGCGATCAGGTGGTCTGGCGCCCAGGCAACCAGGGTGACGGTGTGATCGTCGCGCAACTGCCGAGAAACAGCGAGCTGTGCCGCCCAGACATGCGCGGCCACCTCAAGCCGGTGGCGGCCAACGTCGACCAGATCGTCATCGTCTTCGCGCCCCTGCCCGAACCCCATGCCAACCTGATCGACCGCTACCTGGTGGCCGCCGAGCATGCCGGCATCCAACCCCTGCTGCTGCTGAACAAGGCCGACCTGATCGACGCTGGCAACAGCGAGGTGCTCGGCGCCCTGCTCGAAGTCTATCGCGAGCTGGACTATCCGCTGCTGGAGGTGTCGGCACGCCAGGGCGGGGGCATGGAGCGACTGCAGGAGCGCCTGAACGGCCATGTCAGTGTCTTCGTCGGCCAGTCCGGTGTCGGCAAGTCTTCGCTGGTCAACAGCCTGCTGCCGGGCGTCGATACCCGAGTCGGTGCATTGTCGGAGCTGACCGGCAAGGGAACGCACACCACCACCACGGCGCGCCTGTTCCACTTCCCTGGCGGCGGCCAATTGATCGACTCGCCCGGCATCCGCGAATTCGGCCTGGGGCATGTCAGCCGTGACGACGTGGAAGCGGGCTTCATCGAGTTCCACGAACTGCTCGGGCGCTGCCGCTTCCGCGACTGCAAGCATGACCGCGAACCGGGCTGCGCCCTGCTGCAGGCCCTGGAGGATGGGCGCATCAAGCCGCAGCGCATGGCCAGCTACCGGCACATCATCGCCAGCCTGCCACAGGACGATTACTGACGGTTGAGCTGGTCGAGCGAGGTGCCGCCGCTGTCGAAGATGTTCAGACGCTGACGTAGCTGGTCGGCGGGCAATGCGTCAGTCTCGGGGGTGCCCTTGGCACCACTGTCCGGCGCACTGCCAGGCGTTCCTGCTGGCGCCGCTCCCTCTTGTGCAGGCGCGGCCTCACTGCCCTGCTCACCCTCGATATCGCGCTGGGCACGCTTGGTCAGAACGACGATATCGATGCGCCGATTGACCGGATTGAACGGATCTTCACGGTCGAACAGCGCCGACGAGGCATAGCCCACCACCCGTGCCACCTGCTCGTCCGGGTAGCCACCGGCGACCAGAGTACGCCGCGCTGCATTGGCGCGGTTGGCCGACAGCTCCCAGTTGCCGAAGTCGCCGCGCCCAACGAAGGGCTTGGCATCGGTATGGCCGCTGATGCTGATCTTGTTCGGCACGGCCTTGATGGTGTCGGCCATGGCCAGCAGGATGTCCTCGAAGTAGGGTTGCAGCTCGGCACTGCCAAGGGCGAACATCGGCCGGTTCGCGGCATCCATGATCTGGATGCGCAGGCCATCCTGAGTGATCTCGAACAGGATCTGATCCTTGAAGCGCTGCAGCTCGGGGTTTTCCTCCACCTTGTTCTGCAACTCCTGCAGCAGCAGCTCCAGACGCTCACGCTCCATCTTGTCGGCCAGGGTCTCGATCTGATCGGCGCTGACACTGGTTTCGTCCGGCTGACTCTCCGGCGTTTCCGAGACATCCGGGTTGAGGGTGCGCTCGGGTGCCGGCGTCGGCGTGCCACCCAGGTCGATGGCGTAGGGGCTGGCACTTTCGGTGAAGCCGATGGGATCCTGGAAATAACCGGAGATGGCCTTCTTCTGCTCGGGGGTGGCCGAGGTCATCAGCCACATCACCAGGAAGAACGCCATCATGGCGGTGGCGAAGTCGGCGAAGGCGATCTTCCAGGCACCACCATGGTGCCCGCCCGCGGTCTTCTTGACCCGCTTGACGATGATGGGTTGGTTGTTCTCCATCGCTTAGCTGCCGCGCATGGCCTGCTCGAGCTCGCTGAAGCTCGGGCGATGGGCCGGGTACAGCACCTTGCGACCGAACTCCACGGCCAGCGTCGGCGGCATGCCGGAAGCAGAAGCGACCAGGCTCGCCTTGATCGCCTCGTAGAGATTCACCTCTTCCTTGGCATCGTGCTCGAGCGCGTTGGATAGCGGCCCGAAGAAACCGTAGGAGGCAAGAATGCCGAGGAAGGTCCCCACCAGTGCCGTACCCACCTTCTCACCGATCTGCGCGTTGTCCGCCTCGGCCAGGATCGACATGGTAATCACGATACCCAGTACCGCCGCCACGATACCCATGGCCGGCATACCGTCGGCCACCTTGGCCACAGCATGGGCCGGGTGTTCCAGTTCTTCCTTGAGGCTGGCCAGCTCCATGTCGAACAGCCCCTCCAGCTCGTGCGGCGCCATGTTGCCGGACGACATGATGCGCAGGTAATCGCAGATGAACGCGGTCATGCGCGCATCCTTGATCACCCCGGGGTACTTGCTGAAGATCGCGCTGGCGTTGGGATCCTCGATATCGGCCTCGATGGCCATCATGCCTTCGCGTCGGCTCTTGTTGAGAATCTCGTAGAGCAGCTTGAGCACTTCAAGGTAATAGGTATGGGTGAAGCGGGTGCCGAACATGCTCAGGGATTTCTTGAACACCAACATGAACATGTTGCCCGGGTTGGACTGCAGGAACGCCCCTAGTGCCGCACCGCCGATGATCAGAACCTCGAAAGGGTGGATCAATGCCATGAACTTCCCGCCCGAAAGTATGAAGCCACCGAGCACGCAGCCAAAAACGACAATGATGCCTATGATTTTTACCATGGAATAAACGCTTGCAGAGCCTAGTGGATGGGTTATTGAAAACAACCCTTCTAATTATCGGAACTTATACGCCAGACTATAGCCAGTTAAGGTCAAAAGCCAGTTTGGCTCACGTTGAAGATGCCGACCCCCAAACCCATGCCGCGCAGTCTCGATGCCTGGTTGCAGCTACTGGGCCCTTTACGCCTGCCTCTCGAGCAGACGCAGCATGCGCATCTTTGCCGCACCCTGGCCGACAGCCGCAAGACCTGGCGCGACATGGCCGACCAGATAGAGCTTAGCCCAACCTTCGCGCTGCAAATATTGCGTGAGGCCAACCAGTCCGGCGGCAGCCTGAGCGAGCCGGCCGACAGCCTGGAAGCCGCCCTCGCCCGCCTGGGCCTTGCACGCTGCGAAAACCTGCTCAAGCAGACGCCTTCGATACCGGAAGCGGAAATTCCCCAGTCCCTGCGCCAGATCCTGCTGATCAGCCAGCATGCCAGCCAACAGGCGCGCGGCCTGTTCGGCACGCGCCTGGCCCGCTTGTGGAATGAGCTGCATGGTTGCAGCCTGCTGTTTCTCGCACCGCTGTGGCCCCTGCTCAACAGCTACCCACAACTGTTCAACACCTGGGAGCAGCGCGTGCTGGTCAAGGGCGAGCCGGCCAACAAGGTCGAACATGAACTTCTGGGTGTTTCGCTGATCCAGCTCTGCTTGAAACTGGCCGAGCGCTGGCGCCTGCCGGAATGGATCGTGCGCAGCTACCAGCTACTGGCCCGCGATCGCCGGCAACTGGTCAAGGCGCTGCATATCGCCCGTGACAACGAACATCCTCTGCATCAGCAGCAGATGCTCGACGCCGACATTCCTCTGCGCCACTGGCTGACCCAGCCCAGCAATTGCGTATTGCTGGCCAACGGCCTGGCCGTGTCGGCGCACCATGCCTGGAATACCGACCACTGCCTGCGCTGGCAACGCCTGGTCGGGCTCTATCTGCAGATACCGCTGAGCGACGTGCAACAGCAGGTGCACCAGCAGGCAGTCAGTAGCGCCAGAACCGGGCACGATCCCAGCCTCTGGCACCCGGCACAAGCACTGCTGTGGCCCTGGCAGGCACGCCATCTGGTGTCCGCCGAGCCGCGCGCGGGCGCGGCCAAGCAGGCCGTGCCCGAGGTCTGGCGCCAGCAGTGCATGCGCCTGATTCGCGAGCCCAGCGACTTCAGCAACTCGCAACAATTGATCACCTGCGCTCGCGATGCCCTCCAGGCCTGTGGTCTGCAGCGCATCCTGCTACTGCTTGCCGACCGCCAACATACGCGCCTGCAAGCGCAACAGAGCGCTGGCCTGGGCAAGGCCGCACAAGGGCTCAACCTCGACCCGGCCAAGAGCCATATCCTGCGCCGCCTGCTCAGCCAGCCAGGGCAGTTGCGCCTGACCCCGGACAATGCCGCGCAGTATTCGGCCCTGCTGCCAGGCGAACTCAAGGCGCTGTTCGTGGGCGAGCACCTGCTGCTGCGCTCACTTGCCAACAATGGTCGAGTGGTCATGCTGCTGCTCGCCGACCAGGGCGGGCAGCCGTTCACCGAGAGCGGCCTGCAGGCCTTTGCCAAAACGGCGCAATGCATCGAGCGCGCCCTGAGCAACTTCAGCAAACGCTCACGCTGAGGGCAAAGCCACAAGCCTGGCGACCTTTCCGCTACAATCGGCCTCTTTCCATTGCGGGAGGCCCCATGTCCCCCTTCGCCGATCTGCCGCTGGTCATAGAGCCCGCCGAGCTCGCCGCACGCCTGGATGCGGACGACTTGATACTGGTCGATCTCAGCAGCGCTGCACGCTATGCCGAAGGGCATATTCCCGGCGCGCGCTGGGTCGATAGCAAGCGCACCCAGCTCGGCCAGCCCCCGGCGCCTGGGCTA
The genomic region above belongs to Pseudomonas sp. GOM7 and contains:
- the mutL gene encoding DNA mismatch repair endonuclease MutL, with the protein product MSSMSRIHLLSPRLANQIAAGEVVERPASVAKELLENSLDSGARRIDVEVEQGGVKLLKVRDDGSGIAPDDLPLALARHATSKIRELEDLEAVISMGFRGEALASISSVSRLTLTSRTEGAEQAWQVETEGRDMEPRVQPAAHPVGTSVEVRDLFFNTPARRKFLRAEKTEFDHLQEVIKRLALARFDVAFHLRHNGKTVLALHEAGDEMTRARRVASVCGPAFLEQALPIEIERGGLRLWGWVGLPTFSRSQADLQYFYVNGRMVRDKLVAHAVRQAYRDVLFNGRHPTFVLFLEIDPSTVDVNVHPTKHEVRFRDSRMVHDFLYGTLHRALADVRPEDQVAAPAAVTPMVRASGAAAGEFGPQGEMGLAASVLETPQASPQPAWRGAGAGYQAPASNPGVPVAEAQAAYRDYYAPLPTAPAQPLPQEQGDIPPLGYAVAQLKGVYIIAENAQGMVVVDMHAAHERITYERLKQAMASEGLRGQPLLVPEAIALSQREADCAEEHAEWFQRLGFELQRLGEESLAIRQIPALLKQAQATQLVRDVLADLLEYGTSDRIQAHLNELLATMACHGAVRANRRLTLPEMNALLRDMEQTERSGQCNHGRPTWTQLSMDQLDKLFMRGQ
- a CDS encoding N-acetylmuramoyl-L-alanine amidase, translated to MGLVMRIGALVTAVMLLWAALVAEALAASDVRGVRLWRAPDNTRLVFDLSGPVEHSVFTLAAPDRIVIDISGAKLATNLDQLALSNTPITSIRSAQRSADQLRVVIDLSAQVTPKSFALAPNQQYGNRLVVDLFDQPSAADAATQPPSPPASTPAMPVTPTQAPPKLTPVPNGKRDVVIAIDAGHGGEDPGALSPVKGQYEKNVTLAIAKELQRQINAEKGFRGELVRTGDYFIPLRKRTEIARKKGADLFVSIHADAAPRSSAFGASVYALSERGATSETARWLADAENQSDLIGGAGNVSLDDKDKMLAGVLLDLSMTASLTSSLNVGQKVLSNMGRITPLHKRRVEQAGFMVLKSPDIPSILVETGFISNPNEARKLHTASHQQALARSITSGVKQFFHQNPPPGTYIAWLRDEGKIASGPREHVVARGDSLALIAQRYQVSLAALRSANQLNGDVIKIGQTLQIPATSLAAQ
- the tsaE gene encoding tRNA (adenosine(37)-N6)-threonylcarbamoyltransferase complex ATPase subunit type 1 TsaE; its protein translation is MSELTLEAADETAMLELGARIAQVSAGVGIIYLHGDLGAGKTTLSRGILRGLGHAGAVKSPTFTLVEPYEIGTVRAFHFDLYRLVDPEELEFLGIRDYFEGDALCLIEWPQRGAGVLPKPDMDITISPQAGGRSLLLQGHGARGEAWCKALSGKQ
- a CDS encoding NAD(P)H-hydrate dehydratase; translation: MQPHSTPLPCSLHSAAQVRQLDARLIAAGTPGFELMSRAAHAAWRALRRRWPEAGEITVLTGRGNNAGDGYLIAALAQRAGWRVRVLAVGDPQTLQGDAAQACREATNAGVEILPWSISAPLAGVLVDALLGTGLSGAVRAPYAEAIETINDSGLPVLAVDIPSGLHADNGACLGVAVQADLTLTFIALKLGLFTGLGPQLCGELQFDDLQGDAELLAQAPCLAQRLDSANVPRLSARSPLAHKGQFGHLLVVGGDLGMGGAALLCADSALRAGAGLVSLATRTEHVGASLVRRPEIMCTGVASANQLLALLERADVCAVGPGLGQGGWSRSLLSAVAGRSLPQVWDADALNLLAAGQVTAPRQIVLTPHPGEAARLLGLDTAAVQADRPSAAHALAQRYSAVVVLKGAGSLIAAPDGRLALCDRGHPAMAGAGLGDVLTGLIAALLAQGMVAFDAACLAVWLHACAGEALALQGRGLAAGDLPATIRLLLEEFCPCLS
- the queG gene encoding tRNA epoxyqueuosine(34) reductase QueG; translated protein: MPEHSLDLDNLAQSIKDWGRELGFQQVGISDVELGEHEAHLQRWLEAGYQGEMDYMAAHGSKRAHPEQLVPGTLRVVSLRMDYLPGDTQMSQRLAQHEQAYISRYALGRDYHKLIRKRLQQLAERIQQAIGPFGYRAFVDSAPVLEKAIAEKAGLGWIGKNTLVLNRKAGSWFFLGELFVDLPLPVDAAHGSEHCGRCSACLDICPTNAFVGPYRLDARRCISYLTIELKGSIPEELRAPIGNRVFGCDDCQIVCPWNRFARPTEQGDFQPRHGLDNVGLAELFLWTEEEFLSRTEGSPLRRAGYERWLRNLAVGLGNAPSTIPVLEALNARREHPSELVREHVQWALERHGESSHKPQAASNK
- the orn gene encoding oligoribonuclease: MQNPNNLIWIDLEMTGLEPERDVIIEMATIVTDSELNVLAEGPVIAIHQSDETLAGMDEWNTRTHGQSGLTQRVRESRIDTATAEAQTIAFLEQWVPKGKSPICGNSIGQDRRFLYKYMPALEAYFHYRYLDVSTLKILAGMWAPEVKDSFQKTATHQALDDIRESIAELKHYRQHFLKA
- a CDS encoding class I SAM-dependent methyltransferase, producing MQTDERMSLVHLPVMRALLAQGVAVALVVVLVYLLALWPWRLSWLSVAVLQGALAALIGWRLGLSRWWGWINFAFVPALLLMQRFGLPGWVYLLGFVVLLLVNWNSLREQVPLYLSGRRAQQHLQDLLAEREPPLRFIDLGCGTAGTLLQLARRFPRGQFVGVETAPLVFLCAWLRCLLQGNCRVRYLNLWQVDLADFDVVYCFLSPVPMPRLWAKAQAEMRPGSWLISNSFEILGVPADRLLAINEGRQTQLLLWQIKGADIR
- the rsgA gene encoding small ribosomal subunit biogenesis GTPase RsgA — its product is MAKRQLNRRQSWRIEKIQGERAARAAKRESRAVEALEGGDLGPEQTGLVIAHFGVQVEVEALQGESSGQVFRCHLRANLPTLVTGDQVVWRPGNQGDGVIVAQLPRNSELCRPDMRGHLKPVAANVDQIVIVFAPLPEPHANLIDRYLVAAEHAGIQPLLLLNKADLIDAGNSEVLGALLEVYRELDYPLLEVSARQGGGMERLQERLNGHVSVFVGQSGVGKSSLVNSLLPGVDTRVGALSELTGKGTHTTTTARLFHFPGGGQLIDSPGIREFGLGHVSRDDVEAGFIEFHELLGRCRFRDCKHDREPGCALLQALEDGRIKPQRMASYRHIIASLPQDDY